The Candidatus Effluviviaceae Genus I sp. genome has a window encoding:
- a CDS encoding nucleotide sugar dehydrogenase, producing the protein MGGHDGGRGRPQQLRDRAGGLAQHRREPRTAHPPRRELRAAHARPPRDPPVLPRGSGRGRDAPGARREARSRQEGDPRRGGGRPDHGRLVEGVHPLARGRGDRPVRALGVAAAPRDRGAGGLAGHVGDDAAGRAAGDRAGPDPVRARDLPHPRRVPARRSHGGHPDPRRRGQRGEPGGARIRQHGAPSQSREDPHRVAFALRSRRDYCYILRLGSLGPGHRGDGRRRRVALGRSERQPAPSVGHRGGGHRRQGRPLIPPSGHDSGAVRKEESLLTSKLVEKKAKLGVIGLGYVGLPLCVEFARAGYRVTGIDKDARKVEKLNAGESYIQDVPTESLREIMKAGLFTATTDFGVLRELDTVDICVPTPLRKTKDPDISYVAAAVEEIEKYVHPGMLIILDSTTYPGTTDELILTRLERTGLHVGRDFYLAFSPERVDPGNPDWNTKNIPKVVGGVTPACTEHAALLYRLTLGPVVPVSSTRVAEMVKLLENTFRSVNIGLVNELALMCDRMGIDVWEVIDAAATKPFGFMRFYPGPGLGGHCIPIDPFYLSWKAKESGFEARFIELAGQINGSMPYYVASKVADCLNDIGKPVRGANVLVLGVAYKQDIDDIRESPALDVMKLLMEKGGRVSYSDPHVPSLTLNGSEMRSVPATPSELSRHDCLVITTAHSAFDYGAIVATGVPVVDARNALKDHAAPHVRKI; encoded by the coding sequence ATGGGCGGCCACGACGGTGGTCGTGGACGACCGCAGCAACTCCGAGATCGTGCGGGCGGCCTGGCGCAGCATCGGCGTGAACCCCGAACAGCCCATCCTCCGCGACGCGAGCTTCGTGCTGCACACGCACGACCTCCGCGAGATCCTCCAGTTCTTCCCCGAGGGAGCGGCCGAGGGCGTGACGCCCCAGGCGCTCGCCGTGAGGCACGAAGCCGTCAGGAAGGCGATCCACGCCGCGGCGGCGGTCGTCCCGACCATGGCCGTCTGGTCGAAGGGGTTCACCCTCTGGCTCGTGGGCGCGGTGACCGGCCTGTTCGCGCTCTCGGAGTGGCTGCGGCTCCGCGGGATCGCGGTGCCGGTGGTCTCGCGGGTCACGTGGGCGACGATGCGGCCGGCCGAGCCGCGGGCGATCGTGCAGGGCCCGATCCTGTACGGGCTCGGGATCTTCCTCACCCTCGCCGTGTTCCCGCGCGCAGGAGCCACGGTGGGCATCCTGATCCTCGCCGTCGGGGACAGCGTGGCGAGCCTGGCGGGGCGCGCATTCGGCAGCACGGCGCTCCCTCACAATCCCGGGAAGACCCTCATCGGGTCGCTTTCGCTCTTCGCAGTCGGCGTGATTATTGCTACATTCTTCGTCTCGGTTCCCTGGGCCCTGGTCATCGGGGCGACGGCCGCCGTCGTCGAGTCGCTCTCGGTCGGAGCGAGCGACAACCTGCTCCTTCCGTTGGTCACCGCGGGGGTGGTCACCGTCGCCAGGGCCGCCCACTGATCCCGCCGTCCGGGCATGACTCCGGCGCGGTTCGCAAGGAGGAGAGCTTGCTGACGTCGAAGCTGGTCGAGAAGAAGGCGAAGCTGGGTGTGATCGGACTGGGGTACGTGGGGCTCCCGCTGTGCGTCGAGTTCGCCCGCGCCGGCTACCGCGTCACCGGCATCGACAAGGACGCGCGAAAGGTCGAGAAGCTCAACGCCGGGGAGTCGTACATCCAGGACGTGCCGACCGAGTCGCTGCGCGAGATCATGAAGGCCGGGCTGTTCACGGCGACGACCGACTTCGGCGTCCTGCGCGAGCTGGACACCGTCGACATCTGCGTGCCGACGCCGCTCAGGAAGACCAAGGACCCCGACATCTCCTACGTGGCCGCGGCTGTGGAGGAGATCGAGAAGTACGTGCACCCCGGCATGCTGATCATCCTCGACAGTACGACGTATCCTGGGACGACGGACGAGCTCATCCTGACGCGCCTTGAGCGCACCGGACTTCATGTCGGCAGAGACTTCTACCTCGCGTTCTCGCCGGAGCGGGTCGACCCCGGCAACCCCGACTGGAACACGAAGAACATCCCGAAGGTCGTCGGAGGCGTGACGCCGGCGTGCACGGAGCACGCGGCGCTCCTCTACCGCCTCACGCTCGGGCCGGTCGTCCCGGTGTCCTCGACGCGCGTGGCGGAGATGGTCAAGCTCCTTGAGAACACCTTCCGGAGCGTGAACATCGGGCTCGTGAACGAGCTGGCGCTCATGTGCGACCGCATGGGCATCGACGTGTGGGAGGTCATCGACGCGGCGGCGACCAAGCCGTTCGGGTTCATGCGCTTCTACCCGGGCCCCGGGCTCGGCGGTCACTGCATCCCCATCGACCCGTTCTACCTCTCGTGGAAGGCGAAGGAGTCGGGGTTCGAGGCGCGCTTCATCGAGCTGGCCGGGCAGATCAACGGCAGCATGCCCTACTACGTCGCCTCGAAGGTGGCGGACTGCCTGAACGACATCGGCAAGCCCGTGCGGGGAGCGAACGTGCTCGTGCTCGGCGTGGCGTACAAGCAGGACATCGACGACATCCGCGAGTCGCCGGCGCTGGACGTGATGAAGCTGCTCATGGAGAAGGGCGGGCGCGTGTCGTACAGCGACCCTCACGTGCCGTCGCTCACCCTCAACGGGTCCGAGATGCGCAGCGTGCCCGCAACGCCGTCCGAGCTCTCGCGCCACGACTGCCTCGTGATCACGACCGCGCACAGCGCCTTCGACTACGGCGCGATCGTTGCGACCGGCGTCCCCGTCGTGGACGCGCGGAACGCTCTCAAGGACCATGCGGCGCCCCACGTGAGGAAGATCTAG
- a CDS encoding NapC/NirT family cytochrome c: MRGRLRLRWWGWVLVGLVVAGGGLALNFWSARSEFCGSCHTAMGSHYASWSASSHSSVKCLDCHSDPGWVGYYHSKADGVRNALEYFLGIHTRRRSEPPGRAACQRPGCHSDADLTAVGLAGAETHARHRGSVACVSCHGDVGHRDVAERRAVVPCSECHPSAQTP, translated from the coding sequence ATGCGCGGGCGTCTTCGTCTTCGGTGGTGGGGGTGGGTGCTGGTCGGGCTCGTGGTCGCAGGCGGCGGCCTCGCGCTGAACTTCTGGAGCGCCCGTTCCGAGTTCTGCGGCAGCTGCCACACCGCCATGGGATCGCACTACGCGAGCTGGAGCGCCTCCAGCCACTCCTCGGTCAAGTGCCTGGACTGCCACAGCGATCCCGGGTGGGTCGGATACTACCACTCCAAGGCCGACGGCGTCCGAAACGCGCTGGAGTACTTCCTGGGGATTCACACACGGCGCCGCTCGGAACCTCCGGGGCGGGCCGCCTGCCAGAGGCCGGGATGCCACTCGGACGCCGACCTCACGGCCGTCGGCCTCGCAGGCGCGGAGACCCACGCGAGGCATCGGGGCTCGGTCGCGTGCGTGAGCTGCCACGGCGACGTGGGTCACAGGGATGTCGCCGAGCGCCGCGCGGTGGTCCCATGCTCCGAGTGCCATCCCTCGGCACAAACCCCTTGA
- a CDS encoding M28 family peptidase: MAGRLTLVALLLLLSANASGDTLYNLALDDGAALETALAARAVVRFVGTTHALVAGDALLGENLRRGRLTCEEVAGIDGRAPLYICYPAGGPEVLRPYGTALWSEPRGAVLVEPFGGAEDGLRAACFMMYPLPEAVRAERWFDGEPPAHVRTTAERDGRAVRGLVADVMSGISADSLMAHVERLSQYPGGAPRSRYVRRAECLTEARPYVEGQLEAVLPGGAPVDTQRFGILGYTCEQGPSGPIVTYPADNVIGVLEGTGRLGGCYIVCAHYDAISFSGSLRDGYYWWCDNPAPGADDNATGVAVAIEVARALSGVTLPFDVRFALFSGEELGLLGSGQYADAVAAAGDTIYGVLNVDMVAYKRSADHPDTCHIVTNPGSKWLADWILGTVEEHPGAFAGSSVLRIDEALAYSDHASFWRTGYDAVVAIEHAHPTTRNPSYHSVRDTVGNVFPSQLAVVAKAIAGSLARFADPDGQINLAVFQEDVAVNRTALVAGNAVPVTVDVHAFGPSEPVSATVRVWDGAPGSGALLFETAVSRVVGGGEVIRNTFVWQLDESDIGEHVLTVEVVAPGTDELTLTDNEAAVTLYVRAATLRLASHYAYPNPSGAADEITFRYELTREAWTVALTLFDLTGQTLGSYTKRRDVSASDQDNEGVLPGWNAVPWERLNRGGPPLASGVYVYRLQAYGQGQVDPSDVATGKFAVLR, translated from the coding sequence ATGGCAGGCCGTCTCACGCTTGTCGCGCTGCTTCTCCTTCTGTCCGCCAACGCCTCGGGTGACACCCTGTACAACCTTGCGCTGGACGACGGCGCTGCGCTGGAGACGGCGCTCGCCGCGCGGGCGGTCGTCCGGTTCGTCGGCACGACCCACGCGCTCGTGGCGGGCGACGCGCTGCTCGGTGAGAACCTCCGTCGCGGCAGGCTCACGTGCGAAGAGGTGGCCGGGATCGACGGACGGGCGCCGCTCTACATCTGCTACCCGGCGGGCGGGCCCGAGGTCCTGCGGCCGTACGGCACGGCGCTGTGGAGCGAGCCGCGCGGGGCCGTGCTCGTCGAGCCGTTCGGCGGGGCGGAGGACGGCCTGCGGGCCGCGTGCTTCATGATGTACCCGCTGCCCGAGGCCGTGAGGGCCGAGCGGTGGTTCGACGGCGAGCCGCCCGCGCACGTGCGGACCACGGCGGAGCGGGACGGCCGCGCGGTGCGCGGGCTCGTGGCCGACGTCATGAGCGGCATCTCGGCCGACTCGCTCATGGCGCACGTGGAGCGCCTCAGTCAGTACCCGGGCGGCGCGCCGCGCAGCCGGTACGTGCGGCGCGCGGAGTGCCTCACGGAGGCCAGGCCGTACGTCGAGGGGCAGCTTGAAGCGGTCCTCCCGGGCGGCGCGCCCGTGGACACGCAGCGGTTCGGCATTCTGGGATACACGTGCGAGCAGGGTCCTTCAGGGCCCATCGTGACCTACCCGGCCGACAACGTCATCGGGGTCCTTGAGGGGACGGGCCGGCTCGGCGGCTGCTACATCGTCTGCGCCCACTACGACGCCATCTCGTTTTCGGGGTCCCTGAGGGACGGCTACTACTGGTGGTGCGACAACCCCGCGCCTGGCGCCGACGACAACGCCACGGGCGTGGCGGTGGCCATCGAGGTAGCGCGCGCTCTCTCGGGGGTGACGCTGCCGTTCGACGTCCGCTTCGCCCTGTTCTCGGGGGAGGAGCTGGGGCTTCTCGGCAGCGGCCAGTACGCCGACGCCGTCGCTGCTGCGGGAGACACCATCTACGGCGTGCTCAACGTGGACATGGTGGCGTACAAGCGCTCCGCCGACCACCCCGACACGTGCCACATCGTCACCAACCCGGGGTCGAAGTGGCTCGCGGACTGGATCCTCGGCACCGTCGAGGAGCACCCTGGCGCGTTCGCCGGTTCGAGCGTCCTGCGCATCGACGAGGCGCTCGCCTACAGCGACCACGCGAGCTTCTGGAGGACCGGGTACGACGCCGTCGTCGCGATCGAGCACGCTCACCCGACGACGAGGAACCCCTCCTACCACTCCGTGCGCGACACCGTCGGGAACGTGTTCCCGTCGCAGCTCGCGGTCGTCGCGAAGGCGATCGCCGGGAGTCTCGCGCGGTTCGCCGATCCCGACGGGCAGATCAACCTCGCGGTCTTCCAGGAGGACGTGGCGGTCAACCGAACTGCGCTCGTGGCCGGGAACGCGGTGCCCGTGACCGTGGACGTGCACGCGTTCGGGCCGAGCGAGCCCGTGAGCGCGACGGTGCGGGTCTGGGACGGGGCGCCGGGGAGCGGCGCGCTCCTCTTCGAGACTGCGGTGTCGCGGGTCGTGGGGGGCGGGGAGGTGATCCGGAACACGTTCGTGTGGCAGCTGGACGAGAGCGACATCGGGGAGCACGTGCTGACCGTGGAAGTCGTCGCCCCGGGAACGGACGAGCTCACGCTGACGGACAACGAGGCGGCCGTGACGCTGTACGTGCGGGCCGCGACGCTCAGGCTTGCCAGCCACTACGCGTACCCGAATCCGTCGGGCGCGGCGGACGAGATCACCTTCCGGTACGAGCTCACGCGCGAGGCGTGGACGGTCGCCCTCACGCTGTTCGACCTGACGGGCCAGACGCTCGGGAGTTACACCAAGCGGCGCGACGTCTCGGCGTCGGACCAGGACAACGAGGGTGTGCTCCCCGGTTGGAACGCGGTGCCGTGGGAGCGGCTGAACAGGGGGGGACCGCCCCTGGCGAGCGGCGTGTACGTGTACCGGCTCCAGGCGTACGGCCAGGGGCAGGTCGATCCGTCCGACGTCGCGACGGGGAAGTTCGCCGTGCTGCGATAG
- a CDS encoding SDR family oxidoreductase: MACMLVTGGAGFIGSHLAERLAALGHDVRVLDNLSTGKRENLAGLGGRVALIEADIRDLGAVREAVRGVDVVFHQAALASVPRSVDDPATSDEVNVRGTLNVLIASRDAGVGRLVYASSSSIYGNSPELPKREGMTPAPESPYAAGKLAGEHYCRVFSLLYGLPCVALRYFNVFGPRQDPSSQYAAVVPLFASALLASEQPVIYGDGEQSRDFTYVANVVDANLAAAGSRDAVGQALNIACGSTTTVSDLCERLRLLCGADVRPRFARPRPGDVKHSWADVTRARSVLGFAPAVDLDEGLARTVEWFRAAGAGRRGA; encoded by the coding sequence ATGGCCTGCATGCTCGTCACGGGAGGCGCCGGGTTCATCGGCTCCCACCTCGCGGAACGCCTGGCGGCGCTCGGGCACGACGTCCGTGTGCTGGACAACCTCTCGACCGGGAAGCGCGAGAACCTCGCGGGTCTCGGCGGGCGCGTGGCGCTCATCGAGGCGGACATCAGAGACCTCGGCGCGGTGCGCGAGGCGGTCCGCGGCGTGGACGTCGTCTTTCACCAGGCGGCGCTCGCCTCGGTCCCGAGGTCCGTGGACGATCCGGCGACAAGCGACGAGGTCAACGTGCGCGGCACGCTCAACGTCCTCATCGCGTCCCGCGACGCCGGCGTCGGCCGCCTCGTGTACGCGAGCTCGTCGTCCATCTACGGGAACTCGCCGGAGCTGCCGAAGCGTGAGGGCATGACGCCGGCGCCCGAGTCGCCCTACGCCGCGGGGAAGCTCGCCGGCGAGCACTACTGCCGGGTCTTCTCCCTGCTCTACGGGCTGCCGTGCGTCGCGCTGCGGTACTTCAATGTCTTCGGACCCAGGCAGGACCCCTCGTCGCAGTACGCCGCCGTCGTGCCGCTCTTCGCCAGCGCCCTGCTGGCTTCCGAGCAGCCCGTGATCTACGGCGACGGCGAGCAGTCGCGCGACTTCACCTACGTGGCGAACGTCGTGGACGCGAACCTGGCCGCCGCAGGAAGCAGGGACGCCGTGGGGCAGGCGCTCAACATCGCGTGCGGGAGCACGACGACGGTGAGCGACCTCTGCGAGCGGCTGCGTCTTCTCTGTGGGGCCGACGTCCGGCCGCGCTTCGCTCGGCCGAGGCCGGGCGACGTGAAGCACTCGTGGGCGGACGTGACGAGAGCGCGCTCGGTGCTCGGCTTCGCGCCCGCCGTGGACCTGGATGAGGGACTCGCCCGGACCGTCGAGTGGTTCCGGGCCGCCGGCGCCGGCCGCCGCGGCGCCTGA
- a CDS encoding sigma-54-dependent Fis family transcriptional regulator, giving the protein MKSVWIIDATDAAAEELVKALPPLIYDARVWTDPGEMLEALAGGAPSLLVVEHGLERMPCLEVLRRAKAIERRLPVVVVAERTSSQGAIESMREGAYDYLPRETLPAGLEDAARRALSGEGGIIRTIGSPGPADVADLGAIVGRTPEMVEIHKLIGQIAATDASVLIHGEAGTGKELVARAIHYNSGRRERPFVAVNCSAVAPESLEAELFGDGGAGQAGASGRFELAHTGTVFLDDIDEAGLEAQGRILSVLEHGWFERPRARARIKTDVRVIGATGRSLVGRMKEGRFRVDLFYRLKIVSVFIPPLRERLDDIPVLAAHFVERARVSMQRDIEGISPGALALLRQHSWPGNIRELEQAVQRAVALCRTGVLGPEDFASLTEDAERWPAPEAAGATGLRAAVGAEYRRLRGEEREEIDEAVVGEVERSLAALAMEESGGSQVGAAAILGISRNTLRKRLSDGEGAPQARPGRRRRAR; this is encoded by the coding sequence GTGAAGAGCGTCTGGATCATCGACGCGACCGATGCGGCGGCGGAGGAGCTCGTGAAGGCCCTTCCGCCGCTCATCTACGACGCGCGCGTGTGGACCGACCCAGGGGAGATGCTGGAGGCGCTGGCCGGCGGCGCGCCCTCGCTGCTCGTCGTCGAGCACGGGCTCGAGCGCATGCCGTGTCTCGAGGTCCTCAGGCGCGCGAAGGCGATCGAGCGCAGGCTGCCCGTGGTCGTCGTGGCGGAGCGGACGAGCAGCCAGGGCGCGATCGAGTCGATGCGGGAAGGCGCGTACGACTACCTTCCCCGGGAGACGCTTCCGGCCGGTCTCGAGGACGCGGCGAGGCGCGCGCTGTCGGGCGAGGGCGGGATCATCCGCACGATCGGCTCCCCCGGGCCGGCGGACGTCGCAGACCTCGGTGCCATCGTCGGGCGGACGCCCGAGATGGTCGAGATCCACAAGCTCATCGGACAGATCGCGGCGACCGACGCCTCGGTGCTCATCCACGGCGAGGCGGGCACGGGCAAGGAGCTCGTGGCCCGCGCCATTCACTACAACAGCGGCCGGCGGGAGCGGCCGTTCGTCGCCGTGAACTGCTCGGCCGTCGCGCCCGAGTCGCTCGAGGCGGAGCTCTTCGGGGACGGGGGAGCGGGACAGGCCGGCGCGTCGGGTCGGTTCGAGCTTGCCCACACGGGGACGGTCTTCCTCGACGACATCGACGAGGCCGGTCTCGAGGCGCAGGGGAGGATCCTGAGCGTTCTCGAGCACGGGTGGTTCGAGCGGCCGCGCGCGCGGGCGCGGATCAAGACCGACGTGAGGGTCATCGGAGCGACGGGTCGGAGTCTCGTGGGCCGGATGAAGGAAGGCCGGTTCCGTGTCGACCTCTTCTACCGGCTCAAGATCGTGTCCGTGTTCATTCCGCCTCTCCGCGAGCGGCTCGACGACATCCCCGTTCTGGCGGCGCACTTCGTCGAGCGCGCGCGCGTGTCCATGCAGCGGGACATCGAGGGGATCTCGCCGGGCGCTCTGGCGCTCCTCCGTCAGCACTCGTGGCCCGGGAACATCCGCGAGCTCGAGCAGGCCGTGCAGCGCGCGGTCGCGCTGTGCCGCACGGGCGTGCTGGGGCCTGAGGACTTCGCGTCGCTGACCGAGGACGCGGAGCGATGGCCTGCGCCGGAGGCGGCGGGGGCGACCGGTCTACGGGCCGCCGTCGGCGCCGAGTACCGCAGGCTCCGCGGCGAGGAGCGCGAGGAGATCGACGAAGCGGTGGTCGGCGAGGTGGAGCGCTCGCTCGCGGCGCTGGCCATGGAGGAGAGCGGCGGAAGCCAGGTGGGCGCCGCCGCGATCCTCGGCATCAGCAGGAACACGCTCAGGAAGCGGCTGAGCGACGGGGAAGGGGCGCCGCAAGCGCGCCCCGGCAGGAGGCGGCGGGCGCGATGA
- a CDS encoding DUF362 domain-containing protein — translation MAGVVRANDTVAVKLHFGESNETGHVRPRFVRRIVAWLLKQGARPFLTDCNTLYRGTRSDSVTHLRTAAEHGFTYAAVGAPVVVADGLHGTSEIRLPARGRHVTEAPFGADLVKADAILSVAHFKGHEVSGFGGAIKNLGMGGASRAGKLDQHSTTRPFVRPSCVACGTCVAWCPADAITVGEKATIDPEKCIGCAECIVVCPQRAVSIHWNESADVFQRKMVEYLAAIAATKPGRIGYVNFITDVHPLCDCYGAAKAPIVPDIGVIASLDPVAADQACYDLVNEAPVARGSDISQNYRRGGDKFRDLHAEVDPTEQLRHAEELGLGTRNYQLIEIADSARSSVG, via the coding sequence ATGGCCGGCGTCGTCCGGGCGAACGACACCGTCGCCGTCAAGCTGCACTTCGGTGAGAGCAACGAGACCGGCCACGTCAGGCCGCGCTTCGTGCGGCGGATCGTCGCGTGGTTGCTCAAGCAGGGCGCGAGGCCCTTCCTCACCGACTGCAACACGCTCTATCGGGGGACCAGGAGCGACTCGGTGACGCACCTCCGGACGGCGGCCGAGCACGGGTTCACGTACGCCGCGGTCGGGGCGCCGGTCGTCGTCGCGGACGGCCTCCACGGCACCTCGGAGATCCGCCTGCCGGCCCGCGGCCGGCACGTCACCGAGGCGCCGTTCGGCGCCGACCTCGTGAAGGCGGACGCCATCCTGTCCGTTGCGCACTTCAAGGGACACGAGGTCTCCGGGTTCGGCGGGGCCATCAAGAACCTGGGGATGGGCGGGGCGTCGCGCGCCGGCAAGCTGGACCAGCACTCCACGACCAGACCGTTCGTGCGGCCAAGCTGCGTCGCTTGCGGGACGTGCGTCGCGTGGTGTCCGGCCGACGCCATCACGGTGGGGGAGAAGGCGACGATCGACCCCGAGAAGTGCATCGGCTGCGCCGAGTGCATCGTCGTCTGTCCCCAACGGGCGGTGAGCATCCACTGGAACGAATCCGCTGACGTGTTCCAGAGGAAGATGGTAGAATACCTCGCGGCGATCGCCGCCACGAAGCCGGGGCGGATCGGGTACGTCAACTTCATCACCGACGTGCACCCGCTCTGCGACTGCTACGGCGCGGCGAAGGCGCCCATCGTTCCGGACATCGGCGTGATCGCGTCGCTGGATCCGGTCGCCGCCGACCAGGCGTGCTACGACCTGGTGAACGAGGCGCCCGTGGCCAGGGGGAGCGACATCTCCCAGAACTACCGCCGTGGGGGGGACAAGTTCCGCGACCTCCACGCCGAGGTGGACCCGACCGAGCAGCTACGCCATGCCGAGGAGCTGGGGCTCGGCACGCGGAACTACCAGCTCATCGAGATCGCAGACAGCGCCCGTAGCTCAGTTGGATAG
- a CDS encoding NAD(+)/NADH kinase, translating into MKTVGIIGNPRKGGLGAAMDAVLDWCGAQGLTALVQEDLVAALRGRAAEGAPVDRVAAESDLVFALGGDGTLLAAVRAIARTGREVPVFGVNLGSLGFLTQVGADELPAVLADARAGALVARPRMMLAGAVERTGGSAVALNDFVVRNGAASRMLSFEARVDGDLITRFAADGIILSTPTGSTAYALSAGGPVVMPGVEAIVVTPICPHSLSIRACVLPPTASVEVRMLSSDGEAVVSVDGDRLCGMETGDAIVVRRAERSARLIEIGRHSYYEILGRKLRWSGRVVER; encoded by the coding sequence ATGAAGACGGTGGGGATCATCGGCAACCCCCGCAAGGGGGGTCTGGGCGCCGCCATGGACGCGGTCCTCGACTGGTGCGGCGCGCAGGGCCTCACGGCGCTCGTGCAGGAGGACCTCGTCGCGGCGCTTCGCGGCCGGGCCGCGGAGGGCGCGCCCGTGGACCGGGTGGCGGCCGAGTCCGACCTCGTGTTCGCGCTGGGGGGCGACGGGACGCTGCTCGCGGCGGTGCGGGCGATCGCGCGCACGGGCCGTGAGGTCCCGGTCTTCGGCGTGAACCTCGGCAGCCTCGGGTTCCTGACGCAGGTCGGCGCGGACGAGCTGCCGGCCGTGCTGGCGGACGCGCGGGCCGGGGCGCTCGTCGCCCGCCCCCGCATGATGCTCGCGGGCGCGGTGGAACGCACGGGCGGGTCGGCCGTGGCGCTCAACGACTTCGTCGTCCGCAACGGCGCCGCGTCCCGCATGCTCTCGTTCGAGGCCCGCGTGGACGGGGACCTCATCACGCGCTTCGCGGCGGACGGCATCATCCTCTCCACGCCCACGGGCTCGACGGCGTACGCGCTCTCGGCGGGCGGGCCCGTCGTGATGCCCGGAGTCGAGGCCATCGTCGTCACCCCGATCTGCCCGCACTCGCTCAGCATCCGCGCCTGCGTCCTGCCGCCGACCGCCTCCGTCGAGGTGCGCATGCTGTCGTCCGACGGCGAGGCGGTCGTGAGCGTGGACGGCGACCGCCTGTGCGGCATGGAGACGGGCGACGCGATCGTCGTGCGGAGGGCGGAGCGGAGCGCGCGTCTCATCGAGATCGGGCGACACTCCTACTACGAGATCCTCGGGCGGAAGCTGCGCTGGTCGGGGAGGGTGGTGGAGCGGTGA
- the holA gene encoding DNA polymerase III subunit delta produces MTFAEFQRTIAGGTVPPVVLLHGPESYLAGLGVALLKKRLIAPGSEAFDFVSLTGRDATAEAIASQAATMPMLSERRLTVVYEFDALTPTQRTGLLKYLEHPVASSCVALVSSELLSRGTRFEREVLSRSAVVECGRVAGKTLEALVARMAKERGRAIDVAAALALVEATEASLSRIANELDKLACFVPDGRPIGREDVDEAVGVRLSDMRDLASAVARRELGEALALAHGLMDGGVEPAHIVSQLWNSWVALWTARAGAGRGSGPGAARAGAPTEGPGDVAGQRTSRDYANGVGAFRRADADIRRGIAGAPVVSSLVYELVRGV; encoded by the coding sequence ATGACCTTCGCGGAGTTCCAGAGGACGATCGCAGGGGGAACGGTCCCGCCCGTCGTGCTTCTCCACGGCCCCGAGTCCTATCTGGCGGGGTTGGGCGTCGCGCTCCTCAAGAAGCGCCTCATCGCTCCCGGCAGCGAGGCGTTCGACTTCGTGAGCCTCACGGGCAGGGACGCGACGGCGGAGGCCATCGCCTCGCAGGCGGCGACGATGCCGATGCTCTCGGAGCGACGTCTCACGGTCGTCTACGAGTTCGACGCCCTGACCCCGACGCAGCGGACCGGGCTCCTGAAGTACCTCGAGCATCCCGTTGCGAGCTCGTGTGTTGCCCTGGTCAGTTCCGAGCTCCTCTCGCGTGGCACGCGCTTCGAGAGGGAGGTGCTCTCGCGCTCGGCGGTGGTCGAGTGCGGTCGCGTCGCCGGCAAGACGCTCGAGGCGCTGGTCGCGCGGATGGCGAAGGAGCGGGGGCGCGCGATCGACGTCGCGGCCGCGCTCGCGCTTGTCGAGGCGACGGAGGCGTCGCTGAGCAGGATCGCCAATGAGCTCGACAAGCTCGCGTGCTTCGTTCCCGACGGACGGCCGATCGGGCGGGAGGACGTCGACGAGGCCGTGGGTGTCCGGCTCTCCGACATGAGGGATCTGGCGTCGGCCGTCGCCCGGCGCGAGCTTGGCGAAGCGCTCGCGCTTGCGCACGGGCTCATGGACGGCGGCGTCGAGCCGGCGCACATCGTGTCCCAGCTGTGGAACAGCTGGGTGGCGCTGTGGACGGCCCGGGCCGGGGCGGGCCGCGGCTCCGGGCCCGGCGCCGCGCGAGCGGGGGCGCCGACCGAGGGACCGGGCGATGTCGCCGGACAGCGCACATCGCGCGATTACGCCAACGGCGTGGGCGCGTTCCGGCGGGCGGATGCGGACATCCGACGAGGCATCGCGGGCGCTCCCGTGGTGAGCTCGCTCGTGTACGAGCTGGTCCGGGGAGTGTAG
- a CDS encoding LptE family protein, with translation MRPPGPQVGLACVAVLLVLTGCSHYGFSPAVRAGGPRTVAVPVLANETIEYGAEEGVTSAIIAALTENNAMRVVPESEAEAIVRGSVTLYERPVLSYDAAGNPREYRVRVAASLSYDDRRSGTTIWSGTVEGWGVYALSGEGGGLTTEEQARAAAFEMLSEELLSKTVQGW, from the coding sequence ATGAGACCCCCGGGACCGCAGGTGGGACTTGCCTGCGTTGCGGTGCTCCTCGTTCTCACGGGATGTTCGCACTACGGGTTCTCCCCGGCGGTCCGGGCGGGCGGCCCGAGGACCGTGGCGGTGCCGGTGCTCGCCAACGAGACGATCGAGTACGGGGCAGAGGAGGGGGTGACGAGCGCCATCATCGCGGCGCTGACCGAGAACAACGCGATGAGGGTCGTGCCCGAGTCGGAGGCCGAAGCCATCGTGCGGGGCAGCGTGACCCTGTACGAGAGGCCCGTGCTCTCGTACGACGCCGCCGGCAACCCCCGGGAGTACCGAGTCCGCGTGGCGGCGTCCCTGTCGTACGACGACCGCAGAAGCGGGACCACCATCTGGAGCGGCACCGTCGAGGGGTGGGGTGTGTACGCCCTGTCCGGAGAGGGCGGCGGGCTCACGACCGAGGAACAGGCAAGGGCGGCGGCGTTCGAGATGCTGTCCGAGGAGCTGCTCTCCAAGACGGTCCAGGGCTGGTAG